From one Diachasmimorpha longicaudata isolate KC_UGA_2023 chromosome 8, iyDiaLong2, whole genome shotgun sequence genomic stretch:
- the LOC135165093 gene encoding uncharacterized protein LOC135165093, with protein MGDKDYSPSADTDNETEPQLDSEVPNVDNIDTALQSLTLNQSGLNAKTLSTTLQSITSTTTLGNTIISGIQIDKRNIEDLKLTPLQQGAIPKASKISEDSLSPEAWVLLHEISGREPPKDSAKWKIYSKREIDNENAMRRRTPGAFLPKLKSPSTARAIRSTDDPQVLLAPSVTVYPAPVPKSTSFSEFLEEHNITSITATENGRPQYLLDDDQLKQLIIGRAQTLVARMDAKKIDRGTQTYVSQSGKQHTVGCLNCGAEHHYTKCQLPLRPGFCHVCGAKGYDAEDCPYPHGVEHEYALGRCWGCSKEQSLYDPNCPDCNIRWEGMVDWMRLNYATWPAWLIPPEHRVMVGEESKEIESMLKRKIKYKFNNPHDAPNKLRRFLIRENALVGAPTLANPKLPKPIDLSEEKRRLAVQALQAPVALHHLDEIMKERPELKDGEGYTVLIPAKYKKTSTKKPTND; from the coding sequence ATGGGAGACAAAGACTACTCTCCATCAGCAGATACAGACAATGAAACGGAGCCTCAGCTAGACAGCGAAGTGCCCAATGTCGACAATATCGACACAGCCTTGCAGAGCCTGACGTTAAACCAATCAGGACTCAACGCCAAGACATTGTCGACAACCTTACAGTCGATAACCTCAACAACTACATTGGGAAACACAATAATTAGCGGGATCCAGATCGACAAGCGCAACATCGAAGACCTGAAACTAACCCCGTTACAACAGGGAGCCATCCCAAAAGCTTCAAAGATCTCCGAGGATTCCCTCTCGCCAGAGGCATGGGTGTTACTCCATGAGATCAGCGGTAGGGAACCGCCAAAAGATTCCgctaaatggaaaatatattccaaGCGGGAAATCGACAACGAGAACGCCATGCGTCGACGTACACCAGGTGCATTCCTGCCTAAATTGAAATCCCCATCTACTGCCAGAGCAATAAGATCGACAGACGACCCTCAAGTCCTTCTCGCACCATCAGTAACGGTGTACCCAGCTCCGGTACCAAAATCGACATCCTTCTCCGAGTTTCTCGAAGAACACAACATTACGTCGATCACAGCAACAGAGAATGGTCGGCCACAGTACCTGCTCGATGACGATCAGTTGAAGCAGCTTATAATCGGCCGCGCTCAAACACTTGTGGCCAGGATGGACGCTAAGAAAATAGACAGAGGGACTCAAACCTATGTGAGCCAATCAGGCAAGCAACACACGGTGGGTTGTCTCAACTGCGGCGCTGAACATCATTACACCAAGTGTCAGCTACCCTTACGTCCGGGATTCTGCCATGTTTGTGGTGCCAAAGGTTACGATGCAGAAGATTGTCCCTACCCTCATGGGGTAGAGCACGAATACGCTCTGGGTCGATGCTGGGGATGTTCTAAAGAACAGAGCTTGTATGATCCCAATTGCCCAGACTGCAACATACGTTGGGAAGGCATGGTCGACTGGATGAGATTGAACTACGCTACCTGGCCAGCATGGCTCATCCCACCCGAACATCGAGTGATGGTTGGAGAAGAGTCGAAAGAAATCGAGTCGATGCTGaagcgaaaaataaaatataaatttaacaaCCCTCATGATGCCCCAAATAAACTTCGACGTTTCCTCATCAGGGAAAACGCTCTGGTGGGCGCACCCACGTTGGCCAACCCAAAACTACCAAAACCCATCGACCTGTCTGAGGAGAAACGTAGGCTAGCTGTACAGGCGCTACAGGCCCCTGTAGCTCTACATCATCTCGATGAAATCATGAAAGAGCGTCCTGAACTGAAGGACGGCGAGGGATATACGGTGTTGATCCCAGCCAAATACAAGAAAACCAGCACCAAAAAACCAACCAACGACTGA
- the LOC135165092 gene encoding uncharacterized protein LOC135165092: protein MMHSPPLNKKRNRSTEDQECRQGNLTAPAGSQDPDEHSMITTPTPTTIGRGRGSRVTSPITNIVQGEILSQISNLETRLNRLELLEEKIGDLSKRTEIHDEKIDYLSSKVDRIVDLLVGQSQNLNGSVDGCSRRSHVNDELNRDGTSRLEVPPNSRKVNLRNDNEDIENLNGSVDGRTHQPNPSFEGTPHPSVGGASEQVNDERPTPVPRSSGGAFVSMNEIRQEGTSGLPPVRDFNISGGSVERELRHVHFAGNSNANSQNNRQRIQVSYTLPNGREIVEERFIHTSELQNFGNNDHGNTQNTQTVSTNLRTQTINNLRTNSPFSPFRIIGTENATGRGSLSLQDYATNNSGNFNENQPVEVSSTGLQQPWDMNTGIRVTRLVSDWKLNFPQTEKDPDQFLLILMERLDTTGINKDLFVPCLSAIFEGPHRSWYLINKSKWRSWKDFATAFRHNWAVKKDDMDLYSEVGNLTVERGESLAEFTYRARFLFERMTNPPTFQKQIDQIIKKYNPRIALEILGLGIKNYDDFLEFSNVRGDVFKQVVDRKRGRFTRKKVDLNCMKIETSDIEDEIGSIDEEEPSESEETGLNAIESKQHAYNNKSRSQGSKTMVRKRLENNLANFERKSKEIKDTPAQHDYRPKRRFDAPRDWSKILCYNCGQTGHSSRGCTAKRQEVCHVCQQVGHVNENCPTLSGNEKSPQ from the coding sequence ATGATGCACTCTCCACccctaaataaaaaaagaaataggtCGACCGAAGACCAAGAATGTAGGCAGGGTAATTTAACAGCACCTGCGGGGTCCCAAGACCCCGATGAACATAGTATGATTACAACTCCGACACCAACGACAATCGGTAGGGGGAGAGGGTCGAGGGTCACGTCACCCATAACAAATATTGTACAAGGCGAAATCTTGTCACAAATTAGTAACCTTGAAACTAGATTAAATCGTTTAGAATTACTAGAAGAAAAAATCGGGGATTTAAGCAAACGAACTGAAATTCACGATGAGAAAATAGATTATTTGAGCAGTAAAGTCGATAGAATTGTAGATTTATTAGTCGGGCAGAGTCAGAATTTGAACGGATCGGTGGATGGATGTTCCCGTCGATCCCATGTTAATGATGAATTGAATAGAGATGGCACTTCAAGGCTAGAAGTGCCTCCCAATAGTAGAAAAGTTAATTTGAGAAACGATAATGAGGATATTGAAAACTTGAATGGTTCGGTGGATGGACGTACCCACCAACCAAACCCTAGCTTTGAGGGTACACCTCACCCGTCTGTGGGGGGTGCATCTGAGCAAGTCAATGATGAAAGACCTACGCCAGTTCCCCGAAGTAGTGGGGGGGCGTTTGTGTCAATGAATGAAATTCGTCAGGAGGGAACGTCTGGACTCCCACCTGTTCGTGATTTTAATATTAGTGGCGGTTCTGTCGAAAGAGAATTACGACACGTCCATTTTGCAGGGAATTCGAATGCGAATTCACAAAATAATAGACAAAGAATTCAAGTCTCTTACACGCTACCCAACGGTAGGGAAATTGTTGAGGAACGGTTTATACATACGTCCGAACTTCaaaactttggaaataacgaCCACGGTAATACTCAAAATACTCAAACGGTTTCAACTAACCTTCGAACACAAACAATAAATAACTTGCGTACAAACTCGCCATTTTCCCCATTTCGCATTATCGGGACAGAAAATGCGACAGGGCGAGGAAGTTTATCTCTTCAAGATTACGCGACAAATAATTCcgggaatttcaatgaaaatcaacCGGTCGAAGTGTCATCGACTGGATTACAACAACCGTGGGATATGAATACCGGGATTAGGGTAACACGCCTGGTTAGCgattggaaattgaattttcctcagACAGAAAAAGACCCTGATCAATTTCTCCTGATATTAATGGAACGACTCGACACAACCGGTATAAACAAAGATTTATTTGTCCCGTGTTTATCCGCGATTTTCGAAGGCCCTCACAGATCATGGTATTTGATCAACAAATCGAAATGGAGGTCGTGGAAAGATTTCGCGACGGCGTTTCGACATAATTGGGCGGTAAAAAAGGACGACATGGATTTATACTCAGAAGTAGGCAATTTAACGGTCGAAAGGGGCGAGAGCTTAGCGGAATTTACCTATCGCGCTCGTTTTCTTTTTGAACGTATGACTAATCCTCCGACATTTCAAAAACAAATCGatcaaattattaaaaaatacaatccaAGGATCGCGCTTGAAATTTTAGGgttaggaataaaaaattatgacgactttctcgaattttctaacgtacgTGGCGACGTCTTCAAACAAGTCGTCGATCGAAAACGGGGGAGGTTCACTCGGAAAAAAGTCGATCTTAAttgtatgaaaattgaaacatcCGACATAGAAGATGAAATAGGTTCGATAGACGAAGAAGAGCCTAGCGAAAGCGAAGAAACAGGATTAAATGCAATAGAGTCAAAACAACACGCGTATAACAATAAGTCGAGGAGTCAAGGCTCAAAAACAATGGTACGTAAAAGACTCGAAAATAACCTCGCGAATTTTGAGAGGAAAAGTAAAGAAATAAAGGATACGCCTGCCCAGCATGATTACAGACCAAAAAGAAGATTCGATGCACCGAGAGATTGGTCAAAGATACTTTGCTACAATTGTGGGCAGACGGGTCACTCCTCACGCGGTTGTACTGCCAAAAGACAGGAGGTGTGTCACGTCTGTCAGCAAGTTGGGCATGTCAATGAAAATTGCCCTACACTCTCGGGAAACGAAAAAAGCCCTCAGTAG